In the genome of Leishmania braziliensis MHOM/BR/75/M2904 contig, possible fusion of chromosomes 20 and 34, one region contains:
- a CDS encoding putative glucose-6-phosphate 1-dehydrogenase, with the protein MSEDSSADQNSYEADVCCILDELRAQVLAQKPDNVLQFISKSALNLQKQRQMEACDRITFKVKDEQKNRALTIIVIGASGDLAKKKTFPALFQLYCDGFLPPEVNIVGYARTKVDDVEKWKRETLMKYFLNLSALRCHAEDFLKHISYFSGAYDKVDDFKRLDKMIREKEDAFKGPESGGDRLFYLALPPSVFACVCGSIRRGAMPQEVGGWVRLIIEKPFGHDTNSSAELSHALEPFFDESQLYRIDHYLGKEMVQNIITTRFANRIFSSLWNSSNIACVQITFKETIGTEGRGGYFDSIGIIRDVMQNHLTQILALLAMEKPKSLEAECIRDEKVSLLKCVEPVTKENCVLGQYTASADGSIPGYLEDETVPKGSTCPTFAVLRLNINNDRWSGVPFILKAGKALEQKYVAIRVQFHDEVHPYGDATKRNELVIRAQPSEAMYLKITTKVPGHSEDLRHTHQTELDLTYHSRYSVRLPDAYESLINDALLGNSTNFVRRDELDVAWRIFTPLLHQIDRGEVAPIPYQAGTRGPKEADDFIINNGLKKEEGYHWAPSNKL; encoded by the coding sequence ATGTCGGAGGATTCCAGTGCTGATCAGAATTCCTATGAGGCTGACGTGTGCTGCATTCTGGACGAGCTCCGCGCACAGGTGCTGGCGCAGAAGCCGGACAACGTGTTGCAGTTCATCTCCAAGTCAGCGCTTAATCTTCAGAAACAGCGCCAGATGGAAGCGTGTGATCGAATCACCTTCAAGGTGAAGGATGAGCAGAAGAACCGTGCGTTGACCATCATTGTGATCGGCGCCAGCGGCGATCTGGCCAAGAAGAAGACATTCCCGGCCCTCTTTCAGCTCTACTGCGACGGATTCCTCCCCCCGGAAGTCAACATTGTCGGCTATGCTCGCACCAAGGTGGATGATGTCGAGAAGTGGAAGCGTGAGACGCTCATGAAGTACTTTTTGAACCTGTCGGCGCTTCGATGTCACGCCGAAGACTTCTTGAAACACATTAGCTACTTCTCGGGAGCGTACGACAAGGTGGACGACTTCAAGCGTCTCGACAAGATGATCCGCGAGAAGGAGGATGCTTTCAAGGGCCCTGAGAGCGGTGGCGACCGTCTCTTTTACCTTGCTCTCCCCCCATCGGTGTTTGCATGTGTCTGTGGGAGCATTCGCAGGGGTGCCATGCCGCAGGAGGTGGGAGGATGGGTGCGGCTGATCATAGAGAAGCCCTTTGGCCACGACACCAACAGTTCCGCCGAGCTGTCCCACGCGCTGGAGCCGTTCTTCGACGAGTCGCAGCTGTACCGCATTGACCACTATCTCGGGAAGGAGATGGTACAGAACATCATCACGACACGCTTCGCCAACCGTATCTTCAGCTCTTTGTGGAACTCGAGCAATATCGCTTGCGTGCAGATCACGTTCAAGGAGACGATCGGCACCGAGGGCCGTGGCGGCTACTTCGATAGCATTGGCATTATTCGTGACGTCATGCAAAACCATCTCACCCAGATTCTTGCCCTGCTAGCCATGGAGAAGCCGAAGTCACTCGAAGCCGAGTGCATCCGCGACGAGAAGGTGTCATTGCTGAAGTGTGTTGAGCCCGTCACCAAGGAGAATTGCGTGCTGGGCCAGTACACTGCCTCCGCCGACGGTTCCATCCCAGGTTACCTGGAGGACGAGACCGTACCCAAGGGCAGTACTTGCCCCACGTTTGCCGTGCTGCGGCTCAACATCAACAACGACCGCTGGTCGGGAGTCCCTTTTATTCTCAAGGCTGGCAAGGCCTTGGAGCAGAAGTACGTGGCGATTCGCGTTCAGTTCCACGATGAGGTTCACCCGTACGGCGATGCAACAAAGCGTAACGAGCTTGTCATTCGTGCCCAGCCGTCCGAGGCCATGTATCTCAAGATTACCACAAAAGTTCCCGGTCATAGTGAGGACTTGCGGCACACGCACCAGACAGAATTGGATCTCACCTACCACTCCCGGTACAGTGTACGTCTCCCAGACGCTTACGAGAGCCTCATCAACGACGCACTGCTGGGCAACTCCACAAACTTTGTGCGCAGGGACGAACTCGATGTGGCGTGGCGCATCTTCACACCGCTCTTGCACCAGATCGACCGTGGCGAAGTCGCTCCGATTCCGTACCAAGCCGGCACTCGCGGACCCAAGGAAGCGGATGACTTTATCATCAACAACGGCCtcaagaaggaagagggctATCACTGGGCTCCCTCGAACAAGCTGTAA